Below is a genomic region from Dehalococcoidia bacterium.
GGTGGGGGACGATGTAGCCTTTGAGAGCGACATGCGGGTCTGGGAAAGGGCTCATATTTGGGAACTTCAACAGACCAGGAGACTGTTCAAGATGGAAGGGCATGATATTGCCACCCTGTTGAAAGCCCTGCAGGTCAGTCCCTTGTTGAGGGCTTGGAAGTGCCGGTACGAACTCAGAAATCCGAATCACGGCATTTGGACTGTTCTTCATTGTCCCAGCCTGGCGGGCCTGGAAAAAGAGGGCGAGGGTAGAGAAAGGCGCATATGCCATGTATGGGAGACCAGACACATCCGGTTTGTCGCGGACTTCTTCAACCCCAAAATAGAAGTCAAGGCTTTGAAGCTTCCTCCACGGAAGAGCAAAGACGACATCTGCTGTCAGTGGGAATTCAAGCTGGAACCGTGACAGCACAGGGGCTGAGGGCTCTTGGTGCAAATCAAGACACAAGAGCGATGTTCAAATGACTCACGACGCA
It encodes:
- a CDS encoding DUF6125 family protein, translating into MSELSDYSGPFNPNVNYEHFSRDVLVKLLTLQADYLQKADGLWYVTVKNRVGDDVAFESDMRVWERAHIWELQQTRRLFKMEGHDIATLLKALQVSPLLRAWKCRYELRNPNHGIWTVLHCPSLAGLEKEGEGRERRICHVWETRHIRFVADFFNPKIEVKALKLPPRKSKDDICCQWEFKLEP